One region of Macadamia integrifolia cultivar HAES 741 chromosome 11, SCU_Mint_v3, whole genome shotgun sequence genomic DNA includes:
- the LOC122094075 gene encoding transcription initiation factor TFIID subunit 8: MSRNDERETRAPSLFKGAISKIAVAQICQYVGFTGSQHSALEALSDIATRYMEALAKSASSKANSCCRTECNLYDVIHGIEVMNSVQGFPGASEINKSLLDSAIIKDIMSFVSWVDEIPFAKPIPRSNKGKRSRVSQCLSEPKEGYDQNRGFSHIPSWLPALPDPSTYKNSEAGVRREEKNDWETNGVVDVDGYGCEKGNDLEEEKRVLPIERAKVRFKMELGLRNGICRGNNKVKGLQGKDGASKIRNKNRKI; encoded by the coding sequence ATGAGCAGAAACGATGAAAGAGAAACCAGAGCTCCCTCTCTCTTCAAGGGAGCCATATCGAAGATCGCAGTCGCTCAGATTTGCCAATATGTAGGCTTCACCGGCTCACAACACTCAGCCCTCGAAGCCCTCTCAGATATCGCAACCAGGTACATGGAAGCCCTAGCAAAGTCCGCTTCATCAAAAGCCAACTCCTGCTGTAGAACTGAATGCAATCTATACGATGTGATTCACGGGATCGAGGTTATGAACTCAGTACAAGGTTTTCCTGGTGCTTCGGAAATTAACAAATCGCTATTAGATTCTGCAATTATAAAGGATATCATGAGTTTCGTGAGTTGGGTCGATGAGATCCCCTTTGCAAAGCCGATCCCTCGCTctaataagggaaaaagatcaCGTGTTTCGCAATGTTTGAGTGAACCCAAAGAGGGTTACGATCAAAACAGGGGATTCTCTCACATTCCGTCATGGCTACCGGCGCTTCCTGATCCGAGTACGTACAAGAATAGTGAAGCTGGAGTTcgtagagaagaaaagaatgattGGGAAACTAATGGAGTTGTTGATGTTGACGGGTATGGTTGTGAGAAGGGAAATGAtttggaggaggagaagagggtTTTGCCGATTGAAAGGGCGAAGGTGAGATTCAAAATGGAGTTAGGGCTGAGAAACGGGATTTGCAGAGGAAATAATAAAGTAAAAGGGCTTCAAGGCAAGGACGGAGCAAGCAAGATCAGGaacaagaatagaaaaatataa